The sequence AACCAAGAACTTGTCTGCAAGGATAATACCATAAAACACCCCTTCTGGGCAAACAATTTTTTTATTATTAATCTTGATTGACTGGCAATTTAAGAAGTGTTATACTTTATTTAGTGTTAAAATTTTAACAATGTTGGAGGATATACTATGCTGGATATATATATTTGTGTAGGCAGTTCATGTCATTTGAAAGGCTCTTATGAAGTAATAAAAATTTTCCAACATCTTATAAAGGATAATGGCCTGGAACAAGCTGTCAGTTTAAATGCATCATTTTGTCTTGGGAATTGCACAGAGGGTGTAGCAGCAATAATAGCAGGAGAAAATGTTAATAATTTAACAGCAAGCAATGCAAAAGAAATATTTAATGAAAAAGTGCTTGGGAGGATTAAATATGAGCGTGATTAATTATAAAAAGGCAAACTGTGTAAATTGTTATAGGTGTATCAGAGAATGTCCTGTCAAAGCTATACGGATGAAAGATGAACAAGCAGAAATTATTGAGGACGCTTGTATCTCTTGTGGAATATGTCTCAAATCCTGCCCACAAAATGCCAAGAGCATAAGAAACGACGTAGGAATAGTTAAAGAATTGATAGAAAATAAACAAGATATTTATGTAAGCTTGGCGCCTTCTTTTATGGCGGCTTTTGATGTGGATCACCCTGGTAAAATAATATCGGGTCTGAATGCACTGGGACTAAAAAAAGTACAGGAAACCTCTTTGGGAGCTCTGTTGGTTTCTAAAGAATATAAAAGATTGTTTGATAAAAACGACCAAAGTTGTTTTATAACCACAGCATGCCCTACAGTAAATTCACTTGTACAGCAATATTATCCTGATGTAGTAGATTGCCTGGCACCTGTTGTTTCTCCCATGCTTGCCCATGCAAAACTCCTCAAGCAAAAATACGGACAAAATATAAGGGTTGTTTTTATAGGCCCCTGTGTGGCGAAAAAACAAGAAGTAAAGGAATTTCAAAATGACCAGTTGGTGGACGCAGTCCTTACCTTTAAGGAGTTGCAAGAATGGTTTGATCAGGAAAACATCAGTTTGAATGATCTTCCTGAAAAAGATTTTCTGAATGATGATACAGGCAATGCAAAATTTTATCCTGTGCCAGGTGGTGTAATTAAAACTGTTTTTAACTCAGAAAAATCCTTTGACTTTAATGTACTTTCAATAAGCGGTATAGAAGAGTGCATGGAGGTTTTTGAGCTGATCGAAAAAGGTGAATTGAACAACATGTTTATTGAAGCAAACGCATGTGCTGGAGGCTGTCTCAATGGTCCTGCCCTCCCTGCAAACACAGCCCGTTATCACAAAGTCAGAAAAAAGTTATTGGGTTATGCTTATGCTGATGGGCAATTATCCGATTTTACGGATTTAGATTTAGAAAACTTAAACCTGAAAAAAATATTTTTTGCAAAACCGAACAATTATAAAGTTCCTAGCGAGGATGAGATAAAGGAAATACTTGCTATGATAGGTAAAGTAAATCCGACTGATGAATTGAATTGTGGAGCCTGCGGATACAACACATGCAGAGAAAAGGCTATAGCAGTTTATCAAGGTAAGGCTGAATTATATATGTGTATGCCATATATGCGGGAACGGGCGGAATCCATATCCAATATAATTATTCGTTCTACTCCCAACGGCATAATCGCAGTAGATCAAAATATGCAGGTTCAAGAATTTAACTGTACAGCTGAACAGATGTTTAATGTGCAGAGACAGTATATAGTAGGTAAAAATATTATAGAAATTATTGACGATACCTTTTTTAGAGAAACCCTCGATACAGGCAAAAATATTTTCAACAAAAAAGTAACATATCCCGAATATGATATAACTACTTCCCAGTCTTATATCTATATAAAGGAACACAATATTGTAATAGCTCTGATCAAAGATATTACTAGAGAAGAAAAACAACAACAGCACATATATAAATTAAGGGAAGAAACTATAGATATGGCACAAAGAGTGATCGATAACCAGATGATAGTTGCCCAGCAAATAGCCAGTTTGCTGGGGGAGACCACTGCAGAAACCAAGGTTACACTCACGAAACTTAAAGACTCTGTATTAAAAAAAGAAGGTGAATAAAGTTGGAACTGTATGTAGAAGTAGATAATGAATCCTTAAATAAATATAACGAAGAATTATGTGGTGATACTGTATCCATCCAAAGAAATAAAGATTCTGTAATAATAGTGCTTGCTGATGGACTGGGAAGCGGGGTAAAAGCAAATATTTTATCCACCCTTACAAGTACAATAATATCTACAATGTTAAGAGATGGGAGTACCCTAGAAGATGCAGTTGATACTATAACCCACACACTTCCGGTCTGCAAGGTACGAAAGCTTGCATATTCAACTTTCACAATACTACAGATATTCAATGATGCTTCCGCATATCTGGTTGAATTTGATAGTCCACCTTTATTTTTTATAAGAGATGGGAAATCCCACTCTATAGAAAGAAATACTAGAATACTAAATGGAAAAACCATTAAGGAGGCTCATTTTAATGTACAAGCAGATGATTGTTTTGTCATGGTAAGCGATGGGGTGATTCATGCAGGTGTAGGAGGAATACTCAACTTGGGATGGCAATGGAGGAATGTGGAAAACTATCTTGAAAAGATATGCAAAAAGGGAAAAAATGCCATAAGTATATCCAAATTATTGATAACTGCCTGTAACGGTCTATATATGGATAAACCGGGAGATGATACAACAGCAGTCACTGTAAAGCTAAGAGAGCCATGTCATGTTGTGATGTTGACAGGACCACCACAAAACCCTGAAATGGATAAATTAGTGGTTGATGAATTCATAAACCATAAAGGTAAAAAAATAGCATGTGGAGGCACCACTGCTAATATGATAGCTAGAGAAACAGGAAGAAAGATGGTATTAAATTTAGACTATCCTGACAAAAATATTCCTCCTACTGCTCATATCCAAGGTATAGACTTGGTTACCGAAGGAATTATTACACTGACAAAAACGGTAGAAAAAATCAAAAGATGTGCTTTGAAAAAAGAAAGCTATAAAGGACTGCTATCTTTAAATCAGGATGATGGAGCCTCACAGCTTTCTTCGATTTTATTGGAAGATTGTACCCATTTAAAAATACTTGTAGGTAAAGCAGTTAATCCGGCTCATCAAAACCCCAATCTGCCCATAAATTTCAGTGTTAAACTCAAGTTGATAGAAGAACTGGTAAAATATCTAAAATCCATGGGCAAAATTGTAGAAGTGGAATATTACTAATTATATATCTAACTTTTTAATATTCTCAAAGAATTGAGCACCGCTATCAATGATACCCCAACATCTGCAAACACCGCTTCCCACATTTGAGCCATCCCTGCCGCACCTAATATTAAAACGATAACTTTAACGCCCAATGCGAATACGATGTTTTGCAACACAATCTTTTTGGTCTTCTTAGAGATGTTGATAGCACTTATTATTTTGGATGGCTCATCGTTCATTATTACTATATCCGCAGCCTCTATTGCAGCATCCGAACCTAAAGCCCCCATCGCAATGCCTATATCCGCCCTTGCCAGCACAGGTGCATCGTTGAGCCCATCCCCTACAAAGGCAATTTTCCCTTTTGTGTTCTTATCCTCAAAAATCTCCTCTATTTTTTCAACTTTTTGGTGAGGAAGCATTTCAGCATATACCTCATCAATTCCCAATTCAACTGCAACCTTTTTTCCTATGGATTCAGAATCCCCGGTAAGCATAACCGTTCTGTTTATGCCTGTTGATTTTATTTCCCTTATAGCAGCCCTAGAATCATCCTTTATTTCATCGGAAATAACTATATATCCCATATATCTATTATCCACCGAGATGTACACAACAGTACCTAAAGCTGATACAATCTCATAGGATATGCGCTCTTTCTCCATCATCTTCTTATTTCCTGCCACTATCACGTGCTCTTTCGTAATAACCTTAACTCCGTAACCATCCATCTCTTGAAAGCTCTTGATGATAGATTTGTCTATCTGCTGCCCATATTCTTTTAAAATAGACGATGCTATGGGGTGATTAGAATAACTTTCAGCAATAGCTGCATATCTCAATATTTCCCCACTACTCACTCCTTCTACAGGAACAATTCTGACTACATCAAATACTCCTTTTGTCAGCGTACCCGTTTTGTCAAAAACTATAGTATCAATCTTATTCAGGGCCTCCAGATAGTTCCCGCCCTTTACTAACACTCCTTCTTTAGATGCAGCACCTATCCCTCCGAAGAATCCCAAAGGTATTGACAACACTAATGCACAGGGGCATGAAATCACCAGAAAAATTAATGCCCTATATATCCAGTCTGAAAAAACCGCATCCCTTATCACGAGGGGAGGAATGACTGCTAAAAATAAAGCTGTAATTACAACAACAGGAGTATAGAATCGCGCAAATCTGGTAATAAAATCTTCTGTAGGTGCCTTGTTGGATGACGCTTTTTCTACCAGATTTAATACCTTGCTGGCAGTGGATTCTTCAAATTCTTTAGTCACTCTAACCGTGAGCAAACCATTTTTATTGATAAATCCACTTAGCACCTGGCCACCAACTCCTACCTTTCTAGGAACTGATTCCCCGGTAAGTGCTGATGTGTCTACCATTGAGCTGCCTTGTTCTATTATGCCGTCTAAAGGAATTTTTTCTCCGGGCTTTACAAGAATCAAATCGTCCACCTTTGCTAGTTCAGGTGACACCTTTTTAATTCCACCATCTATTTTAAGATTTGCATAATCCGGTCTTATATTCATTAGCTCCTTTATAGATCTTCTGGATCGGTCTACCGCTTTATCCTGCAATAATTCACCCGTTCTATAAAAGAGCATTACTGCCGCCCCTTCAGGAAACTGTCCCACTGCAAAAGCACCTATTGTTGCTATGCCCATAAGAAAATTCTCATCAAATATCTTGCCCCTTACTATGTTGGTAGTTGCATTTTTTAATACTTTCCATCCTGCCAACATATAACTTGTAAAAAATAATAAAAATTTTATAATATCATCAACTTTTAATATCAGTCCTGCTACAAAAATCACACTACTTGCTAAAAAAAGCAACATTTCTCTCTTTATATCTTGCCGTTCCTGTTCTGCTTCATTTTGTGAATATAATATTTTAACATCCGGTTCTATATCCTTTACTACGCCAATTACTTTATCAAACACCTCATCCAATGGTTGTTTTTCTTGGGCTTCTATATACAACTTGTTTGTCATCATGTTGACTGATGCATGTTTGACCCCATCTATTTTATTTATCTCACATTCTATCTTAGCTGCACAATTAACACAGGTCAATCCGTCTATTACAGCCTCTCTAGTCTTTATCGACCCCAATACATTATCCCCCTTCTAATCTATTTTTCTTTTATATGATTTAAGCCTTGGTCAAAAATATGTTTTATATGATCATCATCCAAAGAATAATAAACTACCTTGCCTTCCCTTCTATATTTTACAAGCCTAGCCTGCTTTAATATGCGAAGCTGATGGGATACCGCCGACTGACTCACTCCAAGCAACGCTGCCATATCACAAACACACATTTCAGCTTGGAACAAGGCATATAAAATTTTGATCCTGGTTGTATCACCGAATACCTTAAAAAAATCTGCCATATCATATAATATTTCCTCATCCGGCATAGCTTTCTTTACTTGATTTACCACATCCTGATGGATTACATTGATGCTACATCTTTCAATTTCCAAAGAGAATATCCCCCTTTTTGTATTGTATGTTCATTTGATCATCTGTTCACATGTTAATTCGTATTTTACCCTTTTTTAAAAGAATAGTCAAGTGGATAAATATATCCTTTATATTTTTATTTATTAATATTGCTCATAGGTATATCTACTGCTGTATCAAGTGAATAGCAAAAGGCTTATGGCCATAAATGCCATTCCGCCTATCAAACCATAGATGGATAAATGATGTTCTCCATACTTTTCCGACGCAGGAAGCAGTTCATCAAAAGAAATAAACACCATTATCCCGGCAACTATTCCGAATATTATTCCAAAAACAACATCATTAAAAAATCTATATAAAAACAGATAAGCTACTAAGGCTCCAAGAGGTTCAGACAATCCGGACAGAAAAGAAAGCACAAACGCTTTTTTTCTATCACCTGTAGCATAATATAAGGGAATTGCAACTGCTATTCCCTCGGGAACATTGTGTATTGCAATGGCTGCCGCTATGGGAAGTCCTAGATTTACATCCTTGACAGAAGCTGCAAAAGTGGCAATGCCTTCCGGAAAGTTATGTACAGTTATAGCAATGGCTGACATAATGCCCATTCTCATCAGTTCTCCGTCACTCTGGATTTCATCCATATCTTCTACACTTTTCATAGAATGAGGGTTCTCAAAAGATGGAACTAATTTATCTATTATGGCTATCAATAATATGCCACAAAAAAAAGATATGACTGTCAACCATGAGCCTTTTACTGATCCTAATTCCTGTATAAGGGATTCCCTTGCACTAAAAAATATCTCCACAAAAGATACATAAATCATTACGCCGGCTGAAAAACCCAATGCTATGGATAAAAATTTGGTATTAGTCCTTTTAGTAAAAAACGCCAGTATACTTCCTATCCCTGTAGCCAATCCTGCAATAATAGTCAATCCAAATGCGATTAACACAGAACTAGTATCCATTGCATAATCCTCCATTTCTATTAGAAATGATGATCTTACAATATTTTAAGCTTAATATTCCTTATCTATACAATATTGCATATGAATACACCTAATATAGCTGCAAACACCACAACAGTAATATTCATTCGCAAAAAAGCACATGTTATAGCTATTATTACCCCTACTAATGCCGAAATAACATTATTTGTAGAATATAACACCTGCGGGAATATAAGTGCACTTAATATAGCAAATGGAACCAGCCTTAAAAATCTATTCCAAAAGGGAGGTAATTTTTTATTCCTCAAAACAGTTAAAGGGATTAGTCTGGGTATGTAAGTCACCAAAGCCATCAAAAGTATTATTATAAAATATTGCATATATCACACCTCTTCCGTGAAAATTGCCGCACCTAGCAGGGCCGATATTACGGTAGAAATTATTATCTTCCATCCCATGGATACACCCAAAAACATGGGCATCCAATACAATGCAGAATTAATGACCAGGGAAATAATTGATACAAACCAGACAGGCTTGGAATCTTTTAATGAAGGTACAAGCAGCGCTATATACATGGCATATAAAGCAATACCTAAACTATCCTTTAATATCACCGGAAGGGCATCACCTAAAAAAATCCCTACACATGTACCAAAATTCCATGAGATAAACGCAGCAAAGTTCAATCCCAGCATAAACCAAGGATTTATATTGCCCTGTTCCAGTGATGCAATAGCAAAGGTTTCATCCGTTACTCCGAAAGCTAACAGACTTAGCATCCTTTTTGAGACATCCCGATCAAACCTTTGGGATAAGGCGGAAGACATGAGAAAGTGTCTGAAATTTACAATAAAAGTAGTCATCACTATTTCTAACAAATGGGCTCCCATAGAAATCAAATTTACCGCTATAAACTGACTGGAACCGGCAAAAACAAATAACGACATGAGAACTGCCACTATATTAGGTAACCCAGAAGATTGTACAATAAGACTAAAAGTGGCGGCGATG is a genomic window of Clostridia bacterium containing:
- a CDS encoding (2Fe-2S) ferredoxin domain-containing protein, whose amino-acid sequence is MLDIYICVGSSCHLKGSYEVIKIFQHLIKDNGLEQAVSLNASFCLGNCTEGVAAIIAGENVNNLTASNAKEIFNEKVLGRIKYERD
- a CDS encoding [Fe-Fe] hydrogenase large subunit C-terminal domain-containing protein, producing MSVINYKKANCVNCYRCIRECPVKAIRMKDEQAEIIEDACISCGICLKSCPQNAKSIRNDVGIVKELIENKQDIYVSLAPSFMAAFDVDHPGKIISGLNALGLKKVQETSLGALLVSKEYKRLFDKNDQSCFITTACPTVNSLVQQYYPDVVDCLAPVVSPMLAHAKLLKQKYGQNIRVVFIGPCVAKKQEVKEFQNDQLVDAVLTFKELQEWFDQENISLNDLPEKDFLNDDTGNAKFYPVPGGVIKTVFNSEKSFDFNVLSISGIEECMEVFELIEKGELNNMFIEANACAGGCLNGPALPANTARYHKVRKKLLGYAYADGQLSDFTDLDLENLNLKKIFFAKPNNYKVPSEDEIKEILAMIGKVNPTDELNCGACGYNTCREKAIAVYQGKAELYMCMPYMRERAESISNIIIRSTPNGIIAVDQNMQVQEFNCTAEQMFNVQRQYIVGKNIIEIIDDTFFRETLDTGKNIFNKKVTYPEYDITTSQSYIYIKEHNIVIALIKDITREEKQQQHIYKLREETIDMAQRVIDNQMIVAQQIASLLGETTAETKVTLTKLKDSVLKKEGE
- a CDS encoding SpoIIE family protein phosphatase, with amino-acid sequence MELYVEVDNESLNKYNEELCGDTVSIQRNKDSVIIVLADGLGSGVKANILSTLTSTIISTMLRDGSTLEDAVDTITHTLPVCKVRKLAYSTFTILQIFNDASAYLVEFDSPPLFFIRDGKSHSIERNTRILNGKTIKEAHFNVQADDCFVMVSDGVIHAGVGGILNLGWQWRNVENYLEKICKKGKNAISISKLLITACNGLYMDKPGDDTTAVTVKLREPCHVVMLTGPPQNPEMDKLVVDEFINHKGKKIACGGTTANMIARETGRKMVLNLDYPDKNIPPTAHIQGIDLVTEGIITLTKTVEKIKRCALKKESYKGLLSLNQDDGASQLSSILLEDCTHLKILVGKAVNPAHQNPNLPINFSVKLKLIEELVKYLKSMGKIVEVEYY
- a CDS encoding heavy metal translocating P-type ATPase — protein: MGSIKTREAVIDGLTCVNCAAKIECEINKIDGVKHASVNMMTNKLYIEAQEKQPLDEVFDKVIGVVKDIEPDVKILYSQNEAEQERQDIKREMLLFLASSVIFVAGLILKVDDIIKFLLFFTSYMLAGWKVLKNATTNIVRGKIFDENFLMGIATIGAFAVGQFPEGAAVMLFYRTGELLQDKAVDRSRRSIKELMNIRPDYANLKIDGGIKKVSPELAKVDDLILVKPGEKIPLDGIIEQGSSMVDTSALTGESVPRKVGVGGQVLSGFINKNGLLTVRVTKEFEESTASKVLNLVEKASSNKAPTEDFITRFARFYTPVVVITALFLAVIPPLVIRDAVFSDWIYRALIFLVISCPCALVLSIPLGFFGGIGAASKEGVLVKGGNYLEALNKIDTIVFDKTGTLTKGVFDVVRIVPVEGVSSGEILRYAAIAESYSNHPIASSILKEYGQQIDKSIIKSFQEMDGYGVKVITKEHVIVAGNKKMMEKERISYEIVSALGTVVYISVDNRYMGYIVISDEIKDDSRAAIREIKSTGINRTVMLTGDSESIGKKVAVELGIDEVYAEMLPHQKVEKIEEIFEDKNTKGKIAFVGDGLNDAPVLARADIGIAMGALGSDAAIEAADIVIMNDEPSKIISAINISKKTKKIVLQNIVFALGVKVIVLILGAAGMAQMWEAVFADVGVSLIAVLNSLRILKS
- a CDS encoding metalloregulator ArsR/SmtB family transcription factor gives rise to the protein MFSLEIERCSINVIHQDVVNQVKKAMPDEEILYDMADFFKVFGDTTRIKILYALFQAEMCVCDMAALLGVSQSAVSHQLRILKQARLVKYRREGKVVYYSLDDDHIKHIFDQGLNHIKEK
- the zupT gene encoding zinc transporter ZupT, coding for MDTSSVLIAFGLTIIAGLATGIGSILAFFTKRTNTKFLSIALGFSAGVMIYVSFVEIFFSARESLIQELGSVKGSWLTVISFFCGILLIAIIDKLVPSFENPHSMKSVEDMDEIQSDGELMRMGIMSAIAITVHNFPEGIATFAASVKDVNLGLPIAAAIAIHNVPEGIAVAIPLYYATGDRKKAFVLSFLSGLSEPLGALVAYLFLYRFFNDVVFGIIFGIVAGIMVFISFDELLPASEKYGEHHLSIYGLIGGMAFMAISLLLFT
- a CDS encoding AzlD domain-containing protein, yielding MQYFIIILLMALVTYIPRLIPLTVLRNKKLPPFWNRFLRLVPFAILSALIFPQVLYSTNNVISALVGVIIAITCAFLRMNITVVVFAAILGVFICNIV
- a CDS encoding AzlC family ABC transporter permease; amino-acid sequence: MKISLIKKVNSFNSIINREKFHHISRGFRAGIPIAIGFIPIAATFSLIVQSSGLPNIVAVLMSLFVFAGSSQFIAVNLISMGAHLLEIVMTTFIVNFRHFLMSSALSQRFDRDVSKRMLSLLAFGVTDETFAIASLEQGNINPWFMLGLNFAAFISWNFGTCVGIFLGDALPVILKDSLGIALYAMYIALLVPSLKDSKPVWFVSIISLVINSALYWMPMFLGVSMGWKIIISTVISALLGAAIFTEEV